From the Brevibacillus choshinensis genome, one window contains:
- a CDS encoding LamB/YcsF family protein: MKYVDINCDMGESFGAYQIGNDREILDYISSANIACGFHAGDPATMRKTVRMALAKEVAIGAHPGLPDLVGFGRRNMDLSPQEAYDMVVYQIGALQAFVQAEGGSMQHVKPHGALYNMAVTRAPLAEAIAEAIYKVNPTLILFGLAGSELTRAGERIGLRTANEVFADRTYQQDGTLTPRSQSDAMITEQSQSLQQVVRMVMEGRVLSRQGVDVSIKADTICIHGDGAHALEFARSIHTACKEAGIILRSFQTTA; this comes from the coding sequence ATGAAATACGTAGATATCAATTGTGATATGGGAGAAAGCTTTGGCGCCTATCAAATAGGGAATGACCGTGAAATTCTCGACTACATCAGTTCGGCGAATATCGCATGCGGTTTTCATGCAGGGGACCCGGCGACGATGAGAAAGACGGTACGCATGGCCTTGGCAAAGGAAGTAGCGATCGGTGCACACCCAGGTCTGCCTGATTTAGTCGGTTTTGGTAGACGCAACATGGATCTATCTCCACAGGAAGCATATGACATGGTCGTGTACCAAATCGGGGCGCTGCAGGCATTTGTCCAGGCAGAGGGAGGCTCCATGCAACACGTGAAACCTCATGGAGCGCTGTACAACATGGCTGTCACACGTGCACCTCTCGCCGAAGCCATCGCTGAAGCGATTTACAAAGTAAATCCCACTCTCATCCTGTTTGGGCTCGCAGGTAGCGAATTGACTCGTGCGGGAGAAAGAATCGGGCTGCGAACGGCAAACGAAGTGTTTGCGGACCGAACTTATCAGCAAGATGGCACGCTCACACCCCGCAGCCAATCGGATGCCATGATTACGGAGCAATCTCAGTCGTTGCAACAAGTTGTACGCATGGTCATGGAAGGCCGCGTGCTATCTCGACAAGGGGTAGACGTATCGATCAAGGCTGACACGATCTGCATTCACGGAGATGGAGCGCACGCGCTGGAATTTGCTCGAAGCATCCATACTGCGTGTAAGGAAGCTGGGATCATACTCCGATCCTTCCAGACAACTGCTTGA
- a CDS encoding GNAT family N-acetyltransferase, with translation MKFETFPIIETERFLLRQMTKADAPAVFSIFSDPDVTKDMGEAPFTQVKQAELLIEFMNGLFEEDRAIRWGIILKEENNLIGTCGYNGWETNRGSRGEIAYDLGKPYWRKGYMTEVIQSLITFGFESMGLNRIEAFTNVDATPSIQLLKKNGFQEDGILRGYACFHGEYVDQRCFSLLQKDWK, from the coding sequence ATGAAGTTTGAGACTTTTCCCATCATCGAAACAGAACGTTTTTTATTGCGCCAAATGACGAAGGCAGACGCTCCTGCTGTTTTTTCTATTTTTTCAGATCCTGATGTAACCAAAGATATGGGGGAAGCACCATTTACTCAAGTCAAACAGGCAGAGCTGCTCATTGAATTCATGAACGGTCTGTTTGAAGAAGACCGTGCCATCCGCTGGGGAATCATTTTGAAAGAAGAGAATAACTTGATCGGAACGTGTGGGTACAATGGTTGGGAAACGAATCGGGGATCGAGGGGGGAAATCGCCTACGATCTCGGGAAACCGTATTGGCGAAAAGGCTACATGACTGAAGTCATACAAAGCTTGATCACGTTTGGCTTTGAGTCAATGGGTTTAAACCGTATCGAAGCCTTCACCAATGTAGATGCGACCCCATCTATACAACTCCTGAAGAAAAACGGTTTCCAGGAAGACGGAATCTTACGAGGATATGCCTGCTTCCATGGTGAATACGTCGACCAGCGTTGTTTTTCGCTTTTACAGAAAGACTGGAAGTAA
- a CDS encoding Ger(x)C family spore germination protein has product MTNFIHHRVTLLSLSAMWIALGLLCLVLTACSSSRIINDVQLIHTLGYDQVDNQIKGTAITHRYEKDQANVEMLETSAINLYSIFPEFNATTPSQLELGQLRSVVIGKDFAAKGIGTLVHSLCRDPNIGFRLQLAIADPKAESILQVNRKVNVPFFLSNTIEQNIKTLNTPKSNLHVFLFNLYGEGRDPYLPYFVLYQDRIKLDGLALFHKDKFVDHIHANEAFLLKVLLEKSKSGQYPVEIEIAGRKGKGMLRNLGSDVAFEVNTSKNIPALKIQINMRAQIKDYPSWLKLSQPDTLQATEKELSLYLQKQMKQFLAHLQKIKVDPVGIGDLIRGRSSTWNYTQFQEQYPDMDLSVSIALKLEQTGVGD; this is encoded by the coding sequence ATGACTAATTTCATTCACCATCGCGTAACACTCCTATCCCTATCAGCTATGTGGATTGCTCTGGGACTGTTGTGTCTTGTTCTCACAGCATGTTCATCATCGCGCATCATTAATGATGTGCAATTGATCCATACCCTCGGCTATGACCAGGTCGATAACCAGATCAAAGGCACAGCGATCACGCATCGGTATGAAAAAGATCAAGCGAATGTCGAAATGCTCGAAACCAGTGCGATCAACCTCTACTCGATCTTTCCCGAGTTTAATGCCACTACTCCCTCTCAGCTCGAATTGGGTCAGCTTCGCTCCGTAGTGATTGGGAAGGATTTTGCGGCAAAGGGAATCGGTACATTGGTTCACTCGCTTTGTCGTGATCCGAACATTGGATTTCGCTTACAATTGGCTATCGCGGATCCAAAAGCTGAATCGATTCTGCAGGTAAATCGAAAGGTAAACGTCCCCTTTTTCCTGTCCAACACGATCGAACAAAACATAAAAACGCTGAATACGCCAAAGTCCAATCTGCATGTGTTTCTCTTCAATCTTTATGGAGAAGGGCGCGATCCGTACCTGCCGTATTTTGTCTTGTATCAGGATCGAATCAAGCTTGACGGTTTGGCCCTTTTTCATAAGGATAAATTCGTGGATCACATCCACGCTAATGAAGCCTTCTTGTTGAAAGTCCTCTTGGAAAAATCAAAAAGTGGACAGTACCCTGTAGAAATTGAGATTGCGGGTCGAAAAGGAAAAGGCATGCTACGAAACTTAGGTTCTGATGTCGCTTTCGAAGTAAACACAAGTAAAAACATCCCTGCATTGAAGATCCAGATCAATATGCGTGCACAAATCAAGGACTACCCTAGTTGGCTAAAACTATCGCAGCCTGATACGCTTCAGGCTACTGAAAAGGAACTTTCACTCTATCTTCAAAAGCAAATGAAGCAGTTCCTCGCCCATCTGCAGAAGATAAAGGTAGATCCCGTAGGAATTGGTGATCTCATCAGAGGGAGAAGTTCTACATGGAATTACACGCAATTCCAAGAGCAATATCCTGATATGGACCTAAGCGTAAGCATCGCTCTCAAACTGGAGCAAACGGGTGTCGGGGATTAA
- a CDS encoding spore germination protein — protein sequence MDKWTEFLALAQDSHDFRRHSLLEADGKFIISCYQTLIKSERLQSNILQPLQEFIRTQDLPNDLHDLAELISIENITFTDDVSTIASKIMSGYAAVQIRGDDCYSALIDLSDATRGLRTDNDTENEFSVVGPKVGFVEDLDINLHLIRQQIRTPNLIIKEITIGTMSHTRVAVVYIQDVTNPKHVQTVEQRLQNIDFDIIFDSSQLDQIMSDNSHTPFPLFLSTERIDRVIYGLTLGQVAIISSASPYVLTGPTTIFDFFISPEDYYLPWVLGSLFRLIRIFGVCFSVLMTPAYTAVLTFHLEMIPKDMLGPIIISRNYVPFPPVLEVLFLELTIELLREAGARLPTKVGQTLGIVGGIVIGQASVAAALTSNILLIIVALSALASFTTPIYKMSNTIRFLRFPLIILSGIWGGFGIVVGLCFILTHLIRLKSLGTPYLAPLYPFRHKGYADSFIRASYSKTARRSPILQTISEWRYNARTANEQKDIDD from the coding sequence ATGGACAAATGGACTGAGTTTCTCGCACTTGCACAAGACTCTCATGATTTCAGGAGACATTCACTCCTTGAAGCAGATGGGAAGTTTATCATTTCGTGTTACCAAACCTTGATCAAAAGTGAACGGCTTCAAAGCAATATTTTGCAGCCTTTGCAAGAATTCATACGGACACAAGATCTGCCAAATGACCTTCATGATCTGGCAGAATTGATTTCGATCGAGAATATTACATTTACTGATGATGTATCAACCATCGCCTCCAAGATCATGAGCGGATATGCGGCTGTACAAATACGTGGAGATGATTGTTATTCCGCGTTGATTGACCTATCCGATGCCACGCGAGGATTGCGGACGGACAATGATACCGAAAATGAATTCAGCGTCGTCGGTCCAAAGGTAGGTTTTGTAGAGGATCTGGACATTAATCTTCATTTGATCAGACAACAAATACGCACGCCTAACCTCATCATCAAAGAAATCACGATCGGCACGATGTCCCATACGCGCGTCGCTGTTGTATACATCCAGGACGTGACCAATCCCAAGCATGTGCAGACAGTCGAACAACGATTGCAAAACATTGATTTTGATATCATCTTTGACTCTTCCCAGTTGGACCAGATCATGAGTGATAACTCCCATACTCCGTTTCCTTTATTTCTCTCCACGGAAAGAATTGATCGGGTCATTTACGGGCTGACTCTCGGACAAGTCGCGATTATATCAAGCGCATCACCTTATGTACTTACTGGACCCACGACCATTTTTGATTTCTTTATATCACCGGAAGATTACTACCTTCCCTGGGTTCTTGGGTCATTGTTTCGCTTGATTCGGATCTTTGGTGTGTGCTTTTCCGTTTTGATGACACCTGCTTACACGGCGGTTCTAACGTTTCATTTGGAGATGATACCCAAGGACATGCTTGGACCGATTATCATCTCTCGAAATTACGTTCCTTTCCCGCCAGTATTAGAAGTGCTCTTTCTCGAACTAACCATTGAACTATTGCGTGAAGCCGGAGCACGTCTACCAACAAAGGTGGGTCAAACGCTCGGAATCGTGGGAGGCATCGTCATCGGACAAGCTTCAGTAGCGGCCGCATTGACGAGTAATATCTTGTTAATTATCGTCGCCCTATCCGCGCTGGCTTCGTTCACGACACCGATCTATAAAATGTCGAACACGATACGCTTTCTTCGGTTTCCATTAATCATTCTCTCTGGTATCTGGGGTGGTTTTGGCATTGTAGTCGGATTATGCTTTATCCTTACTCACTTAATCCGGCTAAAATCTCTGGGAACACCCTACCTGGCACCACTCTATCCGTTTCGGCACAAAGGCTATGCCGACAGCTTCATCCGAGCTTCGTACAGTAAAACGGCTAGACGTTCCCCTATCTTACAAACCATTTCAGAATGGAGATATAATGCTCGCACAGCCAATGAGCAAAAGGATATCGATGACTAA
- a CDS encoding chromate transporter: MDGNRRKKSKGKGKLGTLLEILCVSTKLGVTSFGGPIAHLGYFHEEYIRRRKWMDERSYTELVALCQFLPGPASSQVGIGIGIVRAGWLGGLVAWLGFTLPSVLALVAFAFLLQGYDIGNTGWIHGLKLVAVAIVAHAVLGMGQKLIPDRTRATIAIVAAAVTLLWQTAFSQIIIIMLAGLLGVALFGGKSQENSSDLHIPISRSVAIVCVALFFGLLLALPLLREWSKHEWIVLFDGFYRSGALVFGGGHVVLPLLERELVPAGWITKEEFLAGYGAAQAVPGPLFTFSSYLGALAGGVRGAIIATIAIFLPAFLLVMGALPFWSLLRNSSKMQGGLMGVNAAVVGILLASLYDPLWTSAVLQPKDFILAVILFGMLVFWKLPPWMIVLVGALGGTVLGYL; encoded by the coding sequence ATGGATGGAAATAGGCGAAAGAAAAGCAAGGGAAAAGGCAAGCTCGGAACTCTTTTAGAAATTTTGTGTGTCTCCACAAAACTGGGAGTGACATCTTTCGGCGGACCAATTGCCCATCTGGGATACTTTCATGAGGAGTACATCCGTCGGCGCAAATGGATGGATGAGCGAAGCTACACGGAATTGGTAGCTCTTTGCCAATTTCTACCTGGACCTGCTAGCAGTCAGGTAGGGATAGGCATTGGCATTGTACGCGCTGGATGGTTAGGCGGATTAGTGGCGTGGCTAGGTTTTACGCTACCATCCGTCCTTGCCCTGGTGGCTTTTGCCTTTCTACTTCAAGGTTACGATATCGGAAATACAGGGTGGATTCATGGTTTGAAGCTTGTTGCAGTAGCGATTGTAGCCCATGCCGTTCTAGGAATGGGACAGAAGCTTATACCAGACCGGACAAGAGCCACAATCGCAATCGTCGCAGCAGCTGTTACCTTGTTGTGGCAAACTGCCTTCAGTCAGATTATTATCATCATGCTTGCAGGGCTACTGGGGGTCGCGTTATTTGGAGGAAAATCACAGGAGAATTCGTCTGATCTGCACATACCCATAAGTCGCTCTGTAGCAATCGTGTGCGTGGCTTTGTTTTTTGGACTACTTCTCGCACTTCCCCTCCTTAGAGAGTGGAGTAAGCACGAATGGATTGTACTGTTCGATGGTTTTTACCGTTCAGGCGCTCTGGTGTTCGGTGGAGGTCACGTCGTGCTGCCGCTTTTGGAACGAGAACTGGTTCCGGCAGGTTGGATCACCAAGGAGGAATTTTTGGCTGGATATGGGGCGGCACAGGCAGTTCCGGGGCCTTTATTTACATTCAGTAGCTATTTGGGTGCATTAGCTGGAGGAGTAAGAGGCGCAATTATCGCAACCATTGCTATTTTCTTGCCAGCCTTTTTGCTCGTCATGGGGGCGCTGCCTTTTTGGAGCCTGCTCAGAAACAGTTCAAAAATGCAAGGGGGGTTAATGGGGGTAAACGCAGCTGTAGTGGGTATCCTGTTGGCATCTCTATACGATCCCCTATGGACATCTGCCGTTTTACAACCAAAGGACTTTATTCTCGCGGTAATATTGTTTGGTATGCTCGTCTTTTGGAAATTGCCTCCCTGGATGATTGTTTTGGTGGGTGCACTTGGAGGGACTGTACTGGGTTACCTCTGA
- a CDS encoding putative protein N(5)-glutamine methyltransferase — protein sequence MNENEIYGAQIFSIIVTKLRAAGCVFAEDEARLLIASARTPADLSSMVEQRTTGLPLEHIIGWAEFCGLRIAVDHGVFVPRQRTAFLVQEATTLVRPGSIVVDLCCGSGAVGAVLASAMEQIELYATDIDPAAVQCARRNVTTAGGLVFEGDLYEPLPSAIRGRVNVLVANAPYVPTKAIELLPPEARIHEARLALDGGTDGLDVQRRIAAAAPLWLAPGGHLLIETSERQSSKTVEIITLYGLIPHVTSSDELDATVVIGTKPVP from the coding sequence GTGAATGAAAATGAGATTTATGGAGCTCAGATTTTCAGCATCATCGTCACTAAACTTCGTGCAGCTGGGTGTGTTTTCGCAGAAGATGAGGCTCGGTTACTCATCGCCTCGGCACGGACACCGGCCGACCTTTCGAGTATGGTAGAGCAACGAACCACTGGTCTGCCTCTCGAACACATAATCGGCTGGGCGGAGTTCTGTGGACTGCGGATTGCTGTAGATCATGGCGTTTTTGTCCCCCGACAACGTACTGCATTTCTTGTCCAAGAGGCTACCACCCTCGTTCGACCAGGGTCGATCGTTGTTGACCTTTGTTGCGGTTCGGGGGCGGTCGGTGCCGTGCTGGCATCAGCCATGGAACAGATCGAGTTATATGCGACAGACATTGACCCCGCGGCCGTGCAGTGCGCCCGTCGCAATGTCACAACCGCGGGTGGTCTAGTATTCGAGGGAGACCTATACGAGCCACTCCCCAGTGCGATTAGGGGGCGCGTCAACGTCCTCGTAGCCAACGCACCCTACGTCCCCACCAAGGCGATCGAACTCCTCCCCCCTGAAGCCCGTATACATGAGGCAAGGTTGGCGCTAGACGGGGGCACGGACGGCCTTGACGTTCAGAGACGAATTGCGGCAGCAGCCCCACTCTGGCTGGCCCCTGGCGGACACTTGCTGATTGAGACAAGTGAGCGGCAGTCATCGAAGACAGTCGAGATCATCACTCTTTACGGGTTGATCCCACACGTGACCAGTTCCGACGAGCTTGACGCTACTGTCGTTATCGGAACCAAGCCAGTCCCCTAA
- a CDS encoding sigma-70 family RNA polymerase sigma factor codes for MEDQKRLGELFEEHRSHLQAVAYRMLGSLSEADDAVQESWFRLSRSGTSHIENIGGWLTTVVSRICLDMLRSRKSRREEPWEAFLPNQNINQGEESDPEYEALLADSVGLALLVVLGNLNPAERISFVLHDIFDLPFQEIAPIVGRSQDATRQLASRARRRVQGVNSVTHPDITRQRELVDAFLAASRAGNFEALLSVLDPNVVLWDDREVAIDGTVKELRGAQAVAKQVAGRAQAARPVLVNGTVGVVVAPNGRLLFVLDFTVKNSQITEIELVSDPSRLRQLDLSVLSE; via the coding sequence ATGGAAGATCAAAAACGGTTGGGGGAGCTATTCGAGGAACACCGCAGTCACCTCCAGGCGGTTGCCTATCGAATGCTTGGTTCCTTGAGTGAGGCGGACGATGCTGTGCAGGAGTCTTGGTTCCGCCTCAGTCGCTCCGGTACGAGTCATATTGAAAATATAGGCGGCTGGCTGACGACGGTAGTCTCCAGAATATGCCTTGATATGCTGCGCTCACGCAAATCAAGGCGAGAGGAGCCCTGGGAAGCATTCTTGCCCAATCAAAACATAAATCAGGGCGAGGAAAGCGACCCTGAGTATGAAGCGCTGCTTGCCGACTCAGTTGGTCTCGCATTGCTCGTGGTTCTAGGCAACTTGAATCCAGCTGAACGTATTTCGTTTGTACTGCATGACATATTCGATCTTCCCTTCCAAGAAATTGCTCCCATCGTAGGTCGTTCCCAGGATGCTACAAGGCAGCTCGCCAGCCGTGCACGCCGCAGGGTGCAAGGGGTGAATTCGGTCACTCACCCTGATATCACTCGTCAACGGGAGCTTGTTGACGCCTTCCTCGCTGCGTCACGCGCTGGTAACTTCGAGGCTCTGCTCTCGGTACTCGACCCGAATGTCGTGCTTTGGGATGACAGAGAAGTCGCTATTGACGGCACAGTAAAGGAGCTTCGTGGTGCGCAGGCCGTGGCAAAGCAGGTCGCAGGGCGAGCTCAAGCTGCTCGGCCGGTGCTCGTGAATGGAACAGTAGGCGTCGTCGTAGCACCGAACGGACGACTGTTATTTGTACTCGATTTTACGGTCAAGAACAGCCAGATCACCGAGATAGAATTAGTATCCGACCCATCGCGCCTCCGCCAGCTTGATCTTTCGGTCTTGAGCGAATGA
- a CDS encoding aminopeptidase, with protein sequence MDFTSLIDRYAELAVKVGVNVQPMQTLVVTAPISAASFVRQVARKAYEAGAKNVQIEWTDDELTRMKYDLAPDAAFSEYPMWRAKGLEELAENGAAFLYINASNPDLLKGVDPERISTANRTAGQALNTFRSYSMADKVSWSVIAVPSPAWAAVVFPDLPEEERVSALWDAIFRATRTDQSDPVQAWHDHHAALNEKVEALNAKQYRYLHYSAPGTELTIELPTRHVWIGGGSVNKDGTSFMANMPTEEVFTAPLKQGANGTVRSTKPLSYQGNLIENFSLTFESGRIVSATAEKGEAALTKLLETDEGSHYLGEVALVPHISPISESNIIFYNTLFDENASNHLAIGNPYPVNIENGADMTKEELEAYGLNSSISHVDFMIGTAEMNIDGETTDGKREPIFRNGNWA encoded by the coding sequence ATGGATTTTACATCCTTGATTGATCGATATGCAGAACTAGCTGTAAAAGTCGGCGTTAACGTGCAACCGATGCAGACTTTAGTCGTGACTGCTCCCATCTCCGCAGCCTCATTTGTTCGCCAGGTGGCAAGAAAAGCTTACGAAGCGGGTGCCAAAAACGTACAGATCGAATGGACCGACGATGAATTGACTCGGATGAAGTACGATTTGGCTCCAGATGCAGCATTTTCCGAATACCCGATGTGGCGAGCAAAAGGTCTGGAGGAGCTCGCAGAAAACGGCGCCGCTTTTCTCTACATCAACGCATCCAACCCCGATCTGTTAAAAGGTGTAGACCCCGAGCGGATCTCCACTGCGAATCGTACAGCTGGACAAGCATTGAACACATTTCGTAGCTACTCTATGGCAGACAAAGTTAGCTGGAGCGTAATTGCCGTTCCTTCCCCTGCATGGGCTGCAGTTGTGTTTCCCGATTTACCAGAAGAAGAGCGAGTCAGCGCTTTGTGGGATGCCATTTTCCGGGCTACTCGCACAGATCAGAGTGATCCCGTACAAGCTTGGCATGATCATCATGCTGCCCTCAATGAAAAGGTCGAAGCCCTCAATGCAAAGCAATATCGCTACTTGCATTACAGCGCGCCAGGTACGGAACTGACCATCGAGCTGCCTACCCGTCACGTCTGGATCGGTGGTGGTAGTGTAAATAAAGACGGCACCTCTTTTATGGCAAATATGCCTACAGAGGAAGTATTTACAGCCCCCCTGAAGCAAGGAGCAAACGGGACTGTCCGCAGTACCAAGCCGTTGAGCTACCAAGGTAATTTGATCGAAAATTTCTCGCTGACCTTTGAAAGCGGTCGGATCGTCTCAGCTACGGCGGAAAAAGGGGAAGCAGCACTGACCAAGCTGCTCGAAACAGACGAAGGCTCTCATTACTTGGGTGAAGTCGCGTTAGTCCCACATATCTCCCCCATATCTGAATCGAACATTATCTTTTATAACACCTTGTTCGATGAAAATGCCTCTAACCATTTGGCGATCGGAAACCCTTACCCGGTCAACATCGAGAATGGTGCGGACATGACCAAAGAAGAGCTGGAGGCATACGGTCTCAATAGCAGTATCTCGCATGTCGATTTCATGATTGGTACGGCCGAGATGAATATCGACGGGGAAACAACAGATGGCAAGCGGGAGCCTATTTTCCGGAATGGGAACTGGGCGTAG
- a CDS encoding VOC family protein has translation MTIRVNPYLTMNGNAKEAIHFYEKALDAKVLFISTFANQPENPQNPVPASVKDQVAHARIKIGEIELMFSDNFPVQPHQSGNQVAVCLSTNDVDTSKQFYEALQQDGQVNMPLQTTSFSPAYAMVTDKFGVTFKIYTEAQQ, from the coding sequence ATGACAATACGAGTAAACCCATACCTAACGATGAACGGAAATGCAAAGGAAGCCATTCATTTTTACGAGAAAGCATTGGATGCAAAAGTTCTTTTTATCTCGACGTTTGCCAATCAACCGGAAAACCCGCAAAATCCTGTACCAGCTTCAGTAAAGGATCAAGTTGCGCACGCCAGGATTAAAATTGGTGAAATTGAACTTATGTTTTCCGATAACTTTCCTGTCCAGCCTCATCAAAGTGGAAACCAAGTCGCCGTCTGCCTTTCAACAAACGATGTGGATACGTCAAAGCAATTTTATGAAGCCTTGCAGCAAGATGGTCAAGTGAATATGCCGCTGCAAACAACCTCTTTTAGCCCTGCATACGCGATGGTAACTGACAAGTTCGGTGTCACCTTTAAAATTTATACGGAAGCACAGCAATAG
- the cdaS gene encoding sporulation-specific diadenylate cyclase CdaS produces MEQVNCDVSPLKAEMKEQLKDISSAIEQSILALENENGCLLGTFDQIRSRFSHLETVAASFYLQCYLGPYTDKYADLSLAVQNLSSRRQGALIVVERDEPIGALLQAGIPIGAWMTHSLLESIFYPGSPLHDGAVVIRESHIVSAANVLPLSHVEVGEQKLGTRHRAALGLSEQCDALVIVVSEETGKASFALKGHMYPIITH; encoded by the coding sequence ATGGAACAAGTGAACTGCGACGTGTCACCTTTGAAAGCGGAGATGAAGGAGCAATTAAAAGACATCTCAAGCGCGATTGAACAGAGCATACTTGCCCTTGAAAACGAAAACGGATGTCTCCTTGGAACATTCGATCAGATAAGATCCCGATTTAGTCATTTGGAGACTGTTGCGGCTTCTTTTTATTTGCAATGCTATTTAGGGCCTTATACGGACAAATACGCAGATCTATCGCTGGCTGTACAAAATCTGTCTTCGCGTAGACAAGGAGCCTTGATTGTAGTGGAACGGGACGAGCCCATCGGAGCCCTTTTGCAAGCGGGTATTCCGATTGGTGCTTGGATGACCCATTCCTTGCTAGAATCGATCTTTTACCCGGGAAGCCCGCTGCATGATGGGGCAGTCGTGATTCGAGAAAGTCATATCGTTTCCGCAGCAAATGTGTTGCCTTTGTCCCATGTAGAAGTTGGAGAGCAAAAGCTGGGAACGCGGCATCGGGCAGCCTTGGGATTAAGTGAGCAGTGTGATGCATTGGTCATCGTCGTCTCTGAGGAAACGGGAAAAGCTTCGTTTGCGTTAAAAGGGCACATGTATCCAATTATCACCCATTAA
- a CDS encoding GerAB/ArcD/ProY family transporter, with protein sequence MKTSIQERYLVSPFFVFFLVHANMVGIGILGYQRKLIQSAGYDAWISVIITGISTHLLMWMMYAMLKTGASDIIELHIRCFGRWLGKLLSLLVLVYVLVAAFIIFRSYVEIVKIIIFPLMQTWSMSILMLLLLYYVVSGGFRTVTGICLVGVTLPLLLMVPLFVFPFEYVHPNNLLPVFSHTVHELFLSAKEVIFNFAGFELLFFYYPFIKNPQQSQKWAHAALLFTTVLYLALTMITFMFFTEGELEKIIWPTLTMIKIIEIPIIQRIEFIIVSLWLFVVLPNLCLNVWAITRGMKQMFQMNQRRTLLAILLVLMLTSLGMESRADLMMLSNMFGTAAMYFLYGYIPFLFLVYHLWGKRRGSNALLSSNHEINEA encoded by the coding sequence ATGAAGACTTCTATACAGGAAAGATACCTAGTCTCACCCTTTTTTGTCTTTTTTCTCGTACATGCTAATATGGTGGGCATTGGAATCTTGGGATATCAACGGAAATTGATCCAATCAGCTGGATATGACGCATGGATCTCGGTGATTATTACGGGTATCAGTACACACCTCCTCATGTGGATGATGTATGCCATGTTAAAAACGGGGGCATCCGATATTATAGAACTGCACATTCGATGCTTTGGAAGATGGCTAGGCAAGCTTTTGAGTCTACTCGTCCTCGTCTATGTTTTAGTCGCAGCCTTTATCATTTTCCGTTCGTATGTAGAAATCGTGAAAATAATCATTTTTCCATTGATGCAAACGTGGAGCATGAGTATCTTGATGCTGCTCTTACTGTACTATGTCGTTTCTGGTGGCTTTCGGACTGTTACTGGTATTTGTTTAGTTGGGGTTACCCTACCTCTGCTATTGATGGTGCCTCTATTTGTCTTTCCCTTTGAATACGTTCACCCTAACAACTTATTGCCGGTCTTTTCCCACACTGTGCATGAGTTGTTCCTGTCGGCGAAAGAGGTCATCTTCAACTTTGCCGGCTTCGAATTACTCTTTTTTTACTATCCTTTTATTAAGAATCCCCAGCAATCTCAGAAATGGGCACACGCGGCCTTATTGTTTACGACAGTTCTATACCTTGCCCTAACCATGATTACATTCATGTTTTTCACCGAAGGAGAATTGGAAAAGATTATCTGGCCAACATTGACCATGATAAAGATCATCGAGATTCCCATCATTCAGCGGATTGAATTTATCATCGTGTCCTTGTGGCTATTTGTCGTGCTACCCAATCTTTGTCTGAATGTCTGGGCTATCACGAGAGGAATGAAACAAATGTTCCAGATGAATCAACGTAGAACATTGCTAGCTATCCTATTGGTATTGATGCTCACCTCGTTGGGAATGGAAAGCAGAGCTGATCTCATGATGCTATCAAACATGTTTGGTACAGCTGCTATGTATTTCCTCTATGGCTATATTCCCTTCTTATTCTTGGTCTACCATCTGTGGGGAAAGAGGCGTGGGAGTAACGCACTCTTATCGTCTAATCATGAAATAAATGAAGCCTGA